In Rhodanobacter humi, the following are encoded in one genomic region:
- a CDS encoding aldo/keto reductase, protein MKYIKLGNTGVDVSKIGLGMMSFGKPGSENGLFPWARDFEDAKPIFKKAIELGINYFDTANVYQLGTSEEVTGKLIKEFKLDRDDIVVASKVRMEMRPGKPNGGGLSRKAILSEIDKSLKRLGLDYVDLYTIHRLDPLTPMEEIMEALHDVVKSGKARYIGASTMYAWEFERLQNIAETNGWTKFVAMQNHYNLIYREEEREMIPLCRNRKVALTPWSPLAGGRLAHPWGTVTPRVKIDQVSKWVWDGTNDLDKVVIDNMQSLAKARGISMAQMSLAWMLSKPYITAPIVGTTAIKHVEEAVAALDIKLSDEEIQALEKPYVTHPVLGMM, encoded by the coding sequence ATGAAATACATCAAACTCGGAAACACGGGCGTCGACGTTTCGAAGATCGGTCTCGGGATGATGAGTTTCGGCAAGCCCGGCAGTGAAAACGGCCTGTTCCCCTGGGCCCGGGACTTCGAGGATGCCAAGCCGATTTTCAAGAAGGCGATCGAGCTGGGCATCAACTACTTCGACACGGCCAACGTGTACCAACTGGGTACCAGTGAGGAGGTGACTGGCAAACTCATCAAGGAATTCAAGCTCGACCGCGACGACATCGTCGTCGCCTCCAAGGTGCGCATGGAGATGCGCCCCGGCAAGCCGAACGGCGGCGGCCTGTCGCGCAAGGCCATCCTCAGCGAAATCGACAAGAGCCTGAAGCGGCTGGGTCTCGACTACGTTGACCTCTACACCATCCATCGGCTGGACCCGCTGACCCCCATGGAAGAAATCATGGAGGCGCTGCACGATGTCGTGAAAAGCGGCAAGGCTCGGTACATCGGCGCCTCGACCATGTATGCGTGGGAGTTCGAGCGGTTGCAGAACATCGCCGAGACGAACGGCTGGACCAAGTTTGTCGCCATGCAGAACCACTACAACCTCATCTACCGCGAAGAAGAGCGCGAGATGATTCCGCTGTGCCGGAATCGCAAGGTTGCGCTGACGCCGTGGAGCCCGCTGGCCGGTGGCCGTCTGGCACATCCATGGGGAACGGTGACGCCGCGCGTGAAGATCGACCAGGTCTCCAAGTGGGTCTGGGATGGCACCAACGACCTGGACAAGGTGGTCATCGACAACATGCAGTCCCTGGCCAAGGCACGTGGCATTTCGATGGCCCAGATGTCCCTGGCGTGGATGCTCAGCAAGCCCTACATCACCGCGCCAATTGTCGGGACGACGGCGATCAAACACGTGGAAGAGGCCGTCGCAGCGCTGGACATCAAGCTTTCCGATGAAGAGATCCAGGCGCTCGAAAAACCCTACGTCACGCACCCCGTGCTGGGCATGATGTGA
- a CDS encoding aldo/keto reductase produces the protein MNEPIVPHFTLDNDVEIPAIGLGVFQTPPAETTAAVLAALETGYRHIDTAAAYGNEREVGEAIRRSGIARAEVIIETKLWVTDYGYDAALHAFDKSAGKLGVDVIDLLLLHQPRVEDFALTVAAYQALEQLLADGRVRAIGVSNFTPAILARFLPEVAVVPAVNQIELHPYFTQVANAGANTAAGILTQAWSPMGGITHYYGAEATSTFTDQTLVSIGQRHGKTPAQVMLRWHIQQGRQVIPKSTRKARIAENFDIFDFSLTDDELVSIDALDKGVRGGPDPEQPQPTFLARSIPEA, from the coding sequence ATGAATGAGCCCATCGTCCCGCATTTCACCCTCGACAACGACGTGGAGATCCCGGCCATCGGGCTGGGCGTGTTCCAGACGCCGCCGGCGGAAACCACTGCCGCCGTGCTCGCGGCGCTCGAGACCGGCTACCGGCACATCGACACCGCGGCGGCCTACGGCAACGAGCGCGAGGTCGGTGAGGCCATCCGCCGCTCCGGCATCGCCCGTGCCGAGGTCATCATCGAGACCAAGCTGTGGGTCACCGACTACGGCTACGACGCGGCGCTGCACGCCTTCGACAAGTCGGCCGGCAAGCTCGGTGTCGACGTCATCGACCTGCTGCTCCTGCACCAGCCGCGGGTCGAGGACTTTGCGCTCACGGTCGCGGCCTACCAGGCGCTGGAGCAACTGCTCGCCGATGGCCGGGTGCGCGCGATCGGCGTCAGCAACTTCACGCCCGCGATCCTGGCGCGCTTCCTGCCCGAGGTCGCGGTCGTCCCGGCCGTGAACCAGATCGAGCTCCACCCCTACTTCACCCAGGTCGCCAACGCGGGGGCCAATACCGCCGCCGGCATCCTCACCCAGGCGTGGTCGCCCATGGGCGGAATCACCCACTACTACGGCGCGGAGGCGACCAGCACGTTCACCGACCAAACCCTCGTGAGCATCGGTCAGCGGCATGGCAAGACGCCGGCCCAGGTCATGCTGCGCTGGCACATCCAGCAGGGCCGCCAGGTCATCCCCAAGTCGACGCGCAAGGCGCGGATCGCCGAGAACTTCGACATCTTCGATTTCTCGCTCACCGACGACGAGCTCGTGTCCATCGATGCGCTCGACAAGGGAGTGCGCGGCGGTCCCGATCCCGAGCAGCCCCAGCCTACTTTCCTGGCGCGCTCAATTCCCGAGGCATGA
- a CDS encoding aldo/keto reductase — protein sequence MQTRKLGSSGLEVSAIGFGCMGINFSYGTSLSKQDGIELIRAAVDRGVSFFDTAEVYGPFTNEEIVGEALAPVRDQVVIATKFGFDIDFATRENRGVSSRPERIRQAVEGSLRRLRIETIDLLYQHRVDPAVPIEDVAGTVKELIAEGKVKHFGMSEPGVATLRRAHAVLPVTTLQNEYSLWTRGPETNGILAACDELGIGLVPYSPLGKGFLTGAMNKDTTFGAGDFRNSVPRFAPEALEKNQALVDLLRRVGEAHGATPAQIALAWLLAQRPYIVPIPGTTKLHRLEENLGAAAVELPDADLREIETAAAQIHIAGERYAAPQLAMVGRDAAPASR from the coding sequence ATGCAGACACGCAAACTGGGCAGCAGCGGACTCGAAGTCTCCGCCATCGGCTTCGGCTGCATGGGCATCAACTTCAGCTATGGCACGTCGCTGTCGAAGCAGGACGGCATCGAGCTGATCCGCGCGGCGGTGGATCGCGGCGTGAGCTTCTTCGACACGGCGGAGGTGTACGGCCCCTTCACCAACGAGGAAATCGTGGGCGAGGCGCTGGCGCCGGTGCGCGACCAGGTGGTGATCGCCACCAAGTTCGGCTTCGACATCGACTTCGCAACGCGTGAGAACCGCGGCGTGAGCAGCCGGCCGGAACGCATCCGCCAGGCCGTCGAGGGCTCGCTCAGGCGCCTGCGCATCGAAACGATCGACCTGCTGTACCAGCATCGCGTCGACCCTGCCGTGCCGATCGAGGACGTCGCCGGCACGGTCAAGGAACTGATCGCCGAAGGCAAGGTGAAACACTTCGGCATGTCCGAGCCCGGTGTCGCGACGCTGCGCCGTGCCCACGCGGTGCTGCCGGTCACGACGCTGCAGAACGAATACAGCCTGTGGACGCGCGGACCGGAAACCAACGGCATCCTCGCTGCCTGCGACGAGCTCGGTATCGGCCTGGTGCCCTACAGCCCGCTCGGCAAGGGCTTCCTCACCGGCGCGATGAACAAGGACACCACGTTCGGTGCAGGCGATTTCCGCAACTCGGTGCCGCGCTTCGCGCCGGAAGCGCTGGAGAAGAACCAGGCGCTGGTGGACTTGTTGCGCCGGGTGGGCGAAGCCCATGGCGCCACGCCCGCACAGATCGCGCTGGCCTGGCTGCTGGCGCAGCGACCCTACATCGTGCCGATTCCGGGCACCACCAAGTTGCACCGGCTGGAGGAAAACCTCGGCGCGGCCGCCGTCGAACTCCCGGATGCCGACCTGCGCGAGATCGAAACCGCAGCTGCGCAAATCCACATCGCGGGCGAGCGCTACGCGGCGCCGCAACTGGCGATGGTCGGGCGTGACGCGGCGCCGGCAAGCCGCTGA
- a CDS encoding carboxymuconolactone decarboxylase family protein, protein MPHETHTARKAFGDIAPALAGYTDTVLFGEVWERPGLSPRDRSLATVASLVSLYRGNELPFHLKKALENGVRRDELIELITHLAFYSGWPTASTALAIARRVFEEAGVES, encoded by the coding sequence ATGCCCCACGAAACCCACACCGCCCGCAAGGCCTTCGGCGACATCGCGCCGGCACTGGCCGGGTACACCGACACGGTGCTGTTCGGCGAAGTCTGGGAACGCCCCGGCCTGTCGCCGCGCGACCGCAGCCTGGCCACGGTCGCCAGCCTGGTGTCGCTGTACCGCGGCAACGAACTGCCGTTCCACTTGAAGAAGGCGCTGGAGAACGGCGTCAGGCGGGACGAACTGATCGAGCTGATCACCCATCTGGCCTTCTATTCGGGCTGGCCGACAGCCAGCACGGCGCTGGCGATCGCCAGGCGCGTGTTCGAGGAAGCAGGAGTCGAATCATGA
- a CDS encoding LysR family transcriptional regulator, translated as MPRANLNDLSAFLAVVRERSFTRAAARLGVSPSALSHTLRALEERLGVRLLNRTTRSVAPTEAGERLWRAVGPRLEEVEAELEALGELRAKPAGTIRISASDYAAHALLLPRLTALLPRYPDLKVEISIDDRLVDIVAERFDAGVRDGEQVAKDMIAVRIGPDLRMAVVGAPAYFATRPRPRQPQDLTAHNCINLRLPTHGGLYAWEFQKGRRKLNVHVEGQLVFNQPGAMLKAAVAGLGLAYVLEDVAAPYLDDGRLERVLHDWCPPFPGYHLYYPSRRQASPAFALLVEAVRHQAP; from the coding sequence ATGCCGCGCGCTAACCTGAATGATCTTTCGGCCTTCCTGGCGGTGGTGCGCGAGCGCAGTTTCACCAGGGCTGCGGCCAGGCTGGGCGTCTCGCCATCCGCGCTGAGCCACACGCTGCGCGCGCTGGAGGAACGACTGGGCGTGCGTCTGCTCAACCGCACCACCCGCAGCGTGGCACCCACGGAAGCGGGCGAACGCCTCTGGCGCGCGGTCGGCCCGCGCCTCGAGGAGGTCGAGGCGGAACTTGAGGCACTGGGCGAACTGCGCGCGAAACCGGCGGGCACGATCCGCATCTCGGCCAGCGACTACGCGGCCCATGCGCTCCTCTTGCCCCGGCTCACCGCGTTGCTGCCGCGCTATCCTGACCTCAAGGTCGAGATCAGCATCGACGACCGGCTGGTGGACATCGTCGCCGAGCGTTTCGATGCCGGTGTGCGCGATGGCGAGCAGGTGGCGAAGGACATGATCGCGGTGCGCATCGGCCCGGACCTGCGCATGGCCGTGGTCGGCGCGCCGGCCTATTTCGCCACGCGGCCGCGGCCGAGGCAGCCGCAGGACCTGACCGCGCACAACTGCATCAACCTGCGCCTGCCCACGCACGGCGGCCTGTATGCGTGGGAGTTCCAGAAGGGCCGGCGCAAGTTGAACGTGCACGTCGAAGGCCAGCTGGTCTTCAACCAGCCCGGCGCCATGCTCAAGGCGGCGGTGGCGGGCCTTGGCCTGGCTTATGTGCTGGAGGACGTCGCCGCGCCGTACCTCGACGACGGGCGCCTCGAACGCGTGCTGCACGACTGGTGCCCGCCCTTCCCGGGCTACCACCTGTATTACCCCAGCCGCCGCCAGGCCTCGCCGGCATTCGCGCTGCTGGTCGAGGCAGTGCGCCACCAGGCACCGTGA
- a CDS encoding sugar porter family MFS transporter, whose amino-acid sequence MCSSHPRGRAALGRHPGLSAATCIRIQGDGTASARQESEPCGGTSHGEIAMSATGSVGEMGGQRATARVVLIAAAAALGGFLFGMDTAVINGAVDAVRAGFGLGAGEIGFAVSCALLGSALGAWYAGPLADRYGRVRTMQVAAVLLAVSALGSGLVHGVWDLVLWRLIGGTGVGVASVIAPAYIAEVSPAAIRGRLGSMQQLAIVLGIFAALLSDAWLAGAAGGAEHKLWLGLEAWRWMFLAAVVPALVYGTLVLGVPESPRYLVARGRLDEAKAVLRQVLGMDDDLALEAKLADIGHSLRIEYRPRLADLRGKSAGLLPVVWVGIALSVFQQFVGINVIFYYSSTLWHSVGFSEADAFSITVVTSIVNVLITLVAIALVDRIGRKPLLVIGSAGMTVTLALMAWCFSQATGSGAALVLPHGVGIVALVAANAYVVCFGVSWGPVVWVLLGEMFPNSIRAIALAVAAAAQWLANFAITSSFPALSELGLSFAYGLYAAFALLSLVFVLTAVRETRGMELEEMRG is encoded by the coding sequence GTGTGCTCGTCGCATCCGCGAGGGCGCGCTGCGCTTGGCCGGCACCCCGGCCTGAGCGCCGCCACCTGCATACGTATTCAAGGCGACGGCACGGCGTCGGCGCGGCAAGAATCAGAGCCTTGCGGCGGGACAAGCCACGGGGAGATCGCGATGAGCGCAACGGGCAGCGTGGGAGAGATGGGCGGGCAGCGCGCGACGGCGCGGGTGGTGCTGATCGCGGCGGCGGCGGCGTTGGGCGGTTTCCTGTTCGGCATGGACACGGCGGTGATCAACGGCGCCGTGGACGCGGTGCGCGCGGGTTTCGGGCTGGGTGCGGGCGAAATCGGCTTCGCGGTGTCCTGCGCGCTCTTGGGTTCGGCGCTGGGCGCGTGGTACGCCGGCCCGCTGGCGGACCGCTACGGCCGCGTGCGCACCATGCAGGTGGCGGCGGTGCTGCTGGCGGTGAGCGCGCTGGGCTCGGGCCTGGTGCACGGCGTGTGGGACCTGGTGCTGTGGCGGCTGATCGGCGGCACCGGCGTGGGCGTGGCCTCGGTGATCGCGCCCGCCTACATCGCCGAGGTGTCGCCCGCGGCGATCCGCGGCCGGCTGGGCTCGATGCAGCAGCTCGCGATCGTGCTGGGCATCTTCGCCGCCCTGCTCAGCGACGCCTGGCTGGCCGGCGCGGCCGGCGGTGCGGAGCACAAGCTGTGGCTGGGGCTGGAAGCCTGGCGCTGGATGTTCCTCGCCGCGGTGGTGCCCGCGCTGGTCTACGGCACGCTGGTGCTGGGCGTGCCGGAGTCGCCGCGCTACCTGGTGGCGCGCGGCCGGCTGGACGAGGCGAAGGCGGTGCTGCGCCAGGTGCTGGGCATGGACGACGATCTGGCGCTGGAGGCCAAGCTCGCCGACATCGGGCACAGCCTGCGCATCGAATACCGCCCGCGCCTCGCCGACCTGCGCGGCAAGTCTGCGGGCCTGCTGCCGGTGGTGTGGGTCGGCATCGCGCTGTCGGTGTTCCAGCAGTTCGTGGGCATCAACGTGATCTTCTACTACTCGTCCACCCTGTGGCACTCGGTGGGCTTCAGCGAGGCCGACGCGTTCAGCATCACCGTGGTCACCTCCATCGTGAACGTGCTGATCACCCTGGTGGCGATCGCGCTGGTGGACCGCATCGGCCGCAAGCCGCTGCTGGTGATCGGCTCGGCCGGCATGACGGTGACGCTGGCGCTGATGGCGTGGTGCTTCTCGCAGGCGACCGGCAGCGGCGCCGCGCTGGTGCTGCCGCATGGCGTCGGCATCGTGGCGCTGGTGGCGGCGAACGCCTACGTGGTGTGCTTCGGCGTGAGCTGGGGCCCGGTGGTATGGGTGCTGCTGGGCGAGATGTTCCCCAACTCCATCCGCGCGATCGCGCTGGCGGTGGCCGCGGCGGCGCAGTGGCTGGCCAACTTCGCGATCACCAGCAGCTTCCCTGCGTTGTCCGAACTGGGCCTGTCGTTCGCCTACGGCCTGTACGCGGCGTTCGCGCTGCTCTCGCTGGTGTTCGTGCTGACCGCGGTGCGCGAGACGCGGGGCATGGAACTGGAGGAGATGCGCGGGTAA
- a CDS encoding LacI family DNA-binding transcriptional regulator has protein sequence MKGKATSFDIAHLAGVSQSTVSRALRGSPLVSEETRRRIQSAADELNYKVDKNASNLRRQHTGTLALLLFEDPTADDSHINPFFLSMLGSITRASAQQGYDLLISFQQFSRDWHADFAGCQKADGLILLGYGDYQSHRDKLEKLVAQGTRFVRWGAVLPGQPGVSIGCDNFEGGRAATAHLLEQGCRHIAFLGDATPHYPEFHERYRGYAAALREAGLAVDEALQADAETTERAGYEAAELLLERGVKFDAVFAASDLIAIGAMRALAERGLVVPQDVALAGFDDIPMASFINPALTTVRQDTGKAGEVLVDELLRLIRGEGGESAMLPAELRVRRSSLRQ, from the coding sequence ATGAAGGGAAAGGCCACATCGTTCGATATCGCCCATCTGGCCGGGGTCTCCCAGTCCACGGTGTCGCGCGCGCTGCGCGGCAGCCCGCTGGTCAGCGAGGAGACCCGCCGGCGCATCCAGTCGGCCGCCGATGAGCTGAACTACAAGGTGGACAAGAACGCCTCCAACCTGCGCCGCCAGCACACCGGCACGCTGGCCCTGCTGCTGTTCGAGGACCCCACCGCCGACGATTCGCACATCAACCCGTTCTTCCTGTCGATGCTGGGCTCGATCACCCGCGCCAGCGCGCAGCAGGGCTATGACCTGCTGATCTCGTTCCAGCAGTTCTCACGCGACTGGCACGCCGACTTCGCCGGCTGCCAGAAGGCCGACGGCCTGATCCTGCTCGGCTACGGCGACTACCAGTCGCACCGCGACAAGCTGGAGAAGCTGGTGGCGCAGGGCACCCGCTTCGTGCGCTGGGGCGCGGTACTGCCCGGCCAGCCCGGCGTATCGATCGGCTGCGACAACTTCGAGGGTGGCCGCGCGGCCACCGCACACCTGCTCGAACAGGGCTGCCGGCACATCGCCTTCCTGGGCGACGCCACCCCGCACTACCCGGAATTCCACGAGCGCTACCGCGGCTACGCCGCCGCCCTGCGCGAAGCCGGCCTGGCGGTGGACGAGGCGCTGCAGGCCGACGCCGAGACCACCGAGCGCGCCGGCTACGAGGCCGCCGAACTGCTGCTGGAGCGCGGCGTGAAGTTCGACGCGGTGTTCGCCGCCAGCGACCTGATCGCGATCGGTGCCATGCGCGCCCTGGCGGAGCGCGGCCTCGTGGTGCCGCAGGACGTGGCGCTGGCCGGTTTCGACGACATCCCCATGGCCAGCTTCATCAACCCCGCGCTCACCACCGTGCGGCAGGACACCGGCAAGGCCGGCGAGGTGCTGGTCGACGAGCTGCTTCGGTTGATCCGGGGCGAAGGCGGCGAGAGCGCGATGCTGCCGGCGGAGCTGAGGGTGCGGCGTTCGAGCCTGCGGCAGTAG
- a CDS encoding bifunctional diguanylate cyclase/phosphodiesterase: protein MERSQSRSAAEQAFGRVTEAYVALDADWRYTYANATACAFLGRRLEDLLGKHIWTEFPEDANRPFRAAYEQAMAEQRPRTVEVWFAPLDRWFESCVYPAPDGLTIFFQDIDERKREEERLQAQQRLMEQAQRLARVGSWSWEVAANRVNWSDELYRIYGIDPASHAATFEAYLACVHPDDRARVRHTIERTLHEGGAFEFEERICRPDGDVRVLYSRGLVETGADGRAVRMQGVCQDITARQREERMAAGQHEILLGIAAQQPLAESLRRIALLHESLNQGALCSLLLLDADRRHVLHGAAPSLPETYNRGIHGQEIGEGRGSCGTAASRGERVVVGDIATDPYWTCYRELALAHGLRACWSTPVRGSHGEVLGTFAVYYRSPREPCPAELADIDRMLPIASIAIESEHLLARLRERNRFFEMAQEVFCILDPRTGRLVQFNAFLQRLTGCSADELRGRDYREFLLPLPGEDPAASVLEPTGVGAQAHEAVTRCVARDGSECLLEWTVFASPDGLLYAVAHDITARRRAEQDLRHAASHDAITDLPRRPQLERSLAGLLQDGEAPVWVLMVGLDRFQLVNESVGHVIGDDALRRVAGRLRAALGAQWQIARIVGDKFAVAAGGLGRQAALELAERLRSVVARPIEGQDYRLLLTASVGISHSPEHGDTPAALLRGAEAAMIQAKRDGRDRVGEFSVAQRQALEERVLLGSRLRDAVRDNELELYYQPQYSALDHALTGFEALLRWNCGELGRVMPVRFIPVAEALGLMPEIGGWVFAQAARQLREWLDRGHRGFTLGVNVSAQQLLYPHLVEQLAAALQRHAVPPAMLEIEMTESALMENVARIRATLAGLKSLGVQLALDDFGTGYSSLAYLKQFPIDKLKIDQSFVRELPDNAGDGAIAQTIIELGHQLRMLVAAEGVETTAQAVFLAGLGCDELQGNGLGAALPAIDAERFFAAARGAFSA from the coding sequence ATGGAGCGTAGCCAGTCCAGATCGGCGGCCGAGCAAGCCTTCGGGCGCGTCACCGAGGCGTACGTGGCGCTGGACGCGGATTGGCGCTACACCTACGCCAACGCGACGGCCTGCGCCTTCCTCGGCCGACGGCTCGAAGACCTGCTCGGCAAGCACATCTGGACGGAATTCCCGGAGGATGCCAACCGGCCGTTCCGCGCGGCCTACGAGCAGGCGATGGCCGAGCAGCGGCCGCGCACCGTCGAGGTCTGGTTCGCGCCGCTGGATCGCTGGTTCGAGAGCTGCGTGTACCCCGCGCCCGACGGGCTCACGATCTTTTTCCAGGACATCGACGAGCGCAAGCGCGAAGAGGAGCGCCTGCAGGCGCAGCAACGCCTGATGGAGCAGGCGCAGCGGCTGGCGCGGGTCGGCAGCTGGAGCTGGGAGGTCGCCGCCAACCGGGTCAACTGGTCGGACGAGCTGTATCGCATCTACGGCATCGATCCGGCCAGCCACGCGGCCACCTTCGAGGCCTATCTCGCCTGCGTGCATCCGGATGACCGGGCGCGCGTGCGCCACACCATCGAACGCACGCTGCACGAAGGCGGTGCGTTCGAATTCGAGGAGCGCATCTGCCGTCCCGATGGCGACGTGCGCGTGCTGTACAGCCGGGGCCTGGTGGAAACCGGTGCGGATGGCCGCGCCGTGCGCATGCAGGGCGTGTGCCAGGACATCACCGCGCGCCAGCGCGAGGAGCGGATGGCCGCCGGCCAGCACGAGATCCTGCTCGGCATCGCCGCGCAGCAGCCGCTGGCGGAAAGCCTGCGGCGCATTGCCCTGCTGCACGAGTCGCTGAATCAGGGCGCGCTGTGCTCGCTGCTGCTGCTCGATGCCGATCGCCGGCACGTGCTGCACGGCGCCGCGCCCAGCCTGCCCGAAACCTACAATCGCGGCATCCACGGCCAGGAGATCGGCGAGGGCCGCGGCTCCTGCGGCACCGCCGCGTCGCGCGGCGAGCGGGTGGTGGTGGGCGACATCGCCACCGACCCGTACTGGACGTGCTATCGCGAGCTGGCGCTGGCGCATGGACTGCGGGCCTGCTGGTCGACGCCGGTACGCGGCAGCCATGGCGAGGTGCTGGGCACGTTCGCGGTGTACTACCGCAGTCCGCGCGAGCCGTGTCCGGCCGAGCTGGCCGACATCGATCGCATGCTGCCGATCGCCAGCATCGCCATCGAGAGCGAGCACCTGCTCGCCCGCCTGCGCGAACGCAACCGTTTCTTCGAGATGGCGCAGGAGGTGTTCTGCATCCTCGATCCGCGCACCGGGCGGCTGGTGCAGTTCAACGCGTTCCTGCAGCGCCTCACCGGATGCAGCGCCGACGAGTTGCGCGGGCGCGACTACCGCGAGTTCCTGTTGCCGCTGCCCGGCGAGGATCCGGCCGCATCGGTGCTGGAACCCACCGGCGTCGGCGCGCAGGCGCACGAGGCGGTGACCCGCTGCGTGGCCAGGGACGGCAGCGAATGCCTGCTGGAGTGGACCGTGTTCGCCTCGCCCGACGGCTTGCTCTATGCGGTGGCGCACGACATCACCGCCCGCCGCCGCGCCGAGCAGGACCTGCGGCATGCGGCCAGCCACGACGCGATCACCGACCTGCCGCGCCGCCCGCAGCTGGAACGCTCGCTCGCCGGGCTGCTGCAGGACGGCGAGGCGCCGGTGTGGGTGCTGATGGTGGGCCTGGATCGTTTCCAGCTGGTCAACGAATCGGTGGGCCACGTGATCGGCGACGACGCGTTGCGGCGCGTGGCCGGCCGCCTGCGCGCGGCGCTGGGCGCGCAATGGCAGATCGCCCGCATCGTCGGCGACAAGTTCGCGGTCGCGGCGGGCGGCCTCGGCCGGCAGGCGGCGCTGGAGCTGGCCGAGCGCCTGCGCAGCGTGGTGGCGCGGCCGATCGAGGGGCAGGACTACCGCCTGCTGCTCACCGCCAGCGTCGGTATCAGCCACTCGCCCGAGCACGGCGACACGCCGGCGGCGCTGTTGCGCGGCGCCGAGGCGGCGATGATCCAGGCCAAGCGCGATGGCCGCGACCGCGTCGGCGAGTTCAGCGTGGCGCAGAGGCAGGCGCTGGAGGAGCGCGTGCTGCTGGGCAGCCGCCTGCGCGACGCGGTGCGCGACAACGAACTGGAGCTGTACTACCAGCCGCAGTACAGCGCGCTCGACCACGCACTGACCGGCTTCGAGGCGCTGCTGCGCTGGAACTGCGGCGAACTGGGCCGGGTGATGCCCGTGCGCTTCATCCCCGTCGCCGAGGCGCTGGGCCTGATGCCCGAGATCGGCGGCTGGGTGTTCGCGCAGGCGGCGCGGCAGTTGCGCGAATGGCTGGATCGCGGCCACCGCGGCTTCACGCTGGGGGTGAATGTCTCCGCGCAGCAGCTGTTGTACCCGCACCTGGTCGAGCAGCTGGCCGCCGCGCTGCAGCGCCACGCCGTGCCGCCGGCGATGCTGGAGATCGAGATGACCGAGAGCGCGCTGATGGAGAACGTGGCGCGCATCCGCGCCACCCTGGCCGGCCTGAAGTCGCTCGGCGTGCAGCTGGCGCTGGACGATTTCGGCACCGGCTATTCCAGCCTCGCCTATCTGAAGCAGTTCCCGATCGACAAGCTGAAGATCGACCAGAGTTTCGTGCGCGAACTGCCCGACAATGCCGGCGACGGCGCGATCGCGCAGACCATCATCGAGCTCGGCCACCAGTTGCGCATGCTGGTCGCGGCCGAAGGCGTGGAGACCACGGCCCAGGCCGTCTTCCTCGCCGGCCTGGGCTGCGACGAGCTGCAGGGCAACGGCTTGGGCGCGGCGTTGCCGGCGATCGATGCCGAACGCTTCTTCGCCGCGGCGCGCGGCGCGTTCTCGGCGTAG
- a CDS encoding alpha/beta hydrolase, translating to MRHRPRGALLALLLALLTGGWPLHALAGAPAADHCAPTQRTLQLDAPAFAPERVTVDVYLPGDYAWSARRYRTIYADDGQDMSAVGLVSTLTALCRAHAIRVPIVVAVHMLRDRMGIYGLSDRASGRSLPADTKYGAVGRRAHDYSHWLATRLVPYIDAHYRTRRAAAARSVLGWSLGGLNAFNLGWQYPEVFGRVGAFSPSFWLAADRTSGATVERTRLAQRMVDRGPKRPGLRLWFAAGTAEETNDRDHDGVIDVIGDIRDLVDGYRAPGGFRLRGLRQLGYSANMDYAAHPDRHTDVAVYLLPGGKHQQASWAKMLPLFLRWDDGRAGR from the coding sequence ATGAGGCACCGCCCACGCGGCGCCCTGCTCGCGCTGCTGCTCGCACTGCTGACCGGAGGCTGGCCACTGCATGCGCTCGCCGGCGCGCCCGCAGCCGACCACTGCGCGCCCACCCAGCGCACGCTGCAGCTCGACGCCCCCGCGTTCGCTCCCGAACGCGTCACCGTGGACGTCTACCTGCCCGGCGACTACGCCTGGTCCGCCCGGCGCTACCGCACGATCTACGCGGACGACGGCCAGGACATGTCGGCGGTCGGGCTGGTATCCACGCTCACCGCGCTGTGCCGCGCGCACGCGATCCGCGTGCCCATCGTGGTGGCGGTGCACATGCTGCGCGACCGCATGGGCATCTACGGCCTGTCCGACCGCGCCAGCGGACGCAGCCTGCCCGCCGATACCAAGTACGGCGCGGTCGGCCGGCGCGCCCACGACTATTCGCACTGGCTCGCCACGCGGCTGGTGCCGTACATCGACGCGCATTACCGCACCCGCCGCGCCGCCGCCGCGCGCAGTGTGCTGGGCTGGTCGCTGGGCGGGCTCAACGCGTTCAACCTGGGCTGGCAATACCCGGAGGTGTTCGGCCGCGTGGGCGCGTTCTCGCCCTCGTTCTGGCTCGCCGCCGACCGCACGAGCGGCGCCACGGTGGAACGCACGCGGCTGGCCCAGCGCATGGTCGACCGCGGACCGAAACGGCCCGGCCTGCGCCTCTGGTTCGCCGCCGGCACGGCCGAGGAAACGAACGACCGCGACCACGACGGCGTGATCGACGTGATCGGCGACATCCGCGATCTCGTCGACGGCTACCGTGCGCCCGGCGGATTCCGCCTGCGCGGCCTGCGCCAGCTCGGCTACAGCGCGAACATGGACTACGCCGCGCACCCCGACCGCCATACCGACGTCGCCGTCTACCTGCTGCCCGGCGGCAAGCACCAGCAGGCCTCGTGGGCGAAGATGCTGCCGCTGTTCCTGCGCTGGGACGACGGCCGCGCGGGGCGCTGA